In the bacterium genome, TAATACTCGACAAGCTTTACAAAGAATATTCAGATCAAGTTAAGCTTCGACCGTTTCGGCTTATCATTGATGAGATTGCGCAAAATATTCTTAAACAATCACAAAGAAATGATAACTTTACTACAATTCGTGATCGACTTATCGCAAATCGCGAATTGTTTGAAACTTGGGTGCAATGGGTAAGTGGTATAACGCCTGGTGTAGATGAGATACAGCAGTTGGAGATTGTTGGAATTGCTTCCGGAGAAAGTCCTTTTCGCAATACGATGTATCAGAGAGTATTTGAAAAAGGTGGAGCGCTAGCGTTTGAAAAGTTACGTTTGATGCTTGCAGACAAAACGAAAGGAGTTGAAAAGCACTCAACTACAGTGAGATTATATGAGTTTGATGCGTTTTTTGCATATACAAAAAAAGATTACTCTGTCGCAAAAAAGTTGGCATTGGAATTGGAAAAGAAGATTGGATGGAAAGTTTGGTTGGAGAATCGTGACGTTCAACCCGGTGAGGTTCGCTCGTTGGCTCGCGAACGAGCTTTAACAAAATCTCGATATTATGTATGGTTCGGTTCAAAAAGTAGTTTAGAAGACTGGAGCCGTTTCGAGCTTGAGTCAATCCCGTTTCGAGACATATCAGATGTTTCTCGTAGATTCATCCCGATCTTTTTGGAGTCAATTAAACATCCGGTTTCAATCAGAAACTATCGATCGATTAATTTGCATAATCTAAATACTCAATCTATACAAAAAATTGTAGCGAAATTTGTTGCGTTGGAAAGTAAACAAGATAATCCCCAGCAACATCTCAATTGGGATGAAAGTATATATCAATCGGCAAAAGTCGTTATTCTTGGTGATTCGGGTGTCGGCAAAACCGGTTTATTTAAACGTTTAACACATAATTCTTGGCTCTCTACCGAGTCGACACATGGTATGTCAATTGGTAGAGTGGTTATACCAAAACCTGACCTAGACGATTCCTTTCAAAAGGAAGTGTGGCTATGGGATTTTGCTGGGCAACCAGCTTATCGTTTGATTCACCAACTCTTTCTCGACGAAACTACCGCCGCGTTGTTGGTCTTCAATCCACAAGATGAAACTCCATTTGATTCGTTAACCGAATGGGAATCCTACCTTAATCGCTTAAAATTCAGAGTGAAGAAAATTCTTGTTGCCTCGAGAGTAGATGTGGGAAACTCTCGAATTTCAAAAAGCGCAATTACATCTTTCATGAGCGAACACAATTATGTTGATTACATTGAAACTAGCGCAAAAACTGGTGTTGGCGTTGATCTGTTATTGAACAAAATAAACGATTCAATTCCATGGCATTTACTACCTTCAATTAGTTCTCCACCAATCTTTATGAGATTGCGCGATGAAGTCATCGAGCTGCGCGACAAATTTTCATCGCCACTTATTTCTCAGCAAGCGTTAAAAACCCATATAATCGAGAAAATAAAAGAAGAAACTGATATCGAGAGTTCTTTGGAGGCGGTCCTCAGTATCCTTGCACAGCAAGGAATCATTACATTACTCCCCTTTGGCGATTATGTACTCTTACAACCCGAATTGATCGACGATTATGCTTCTACAATCGTTCTAAATGCTCTTCAACATGGCGACGAGATGGGCTGTGTAAACGAGAACGATGTACTTGAAGGTCGAATCAACCTTCAAGGAGTGGATCGTATAGCAAACAAATCCGACGAAAAACTTCTCTTGATGTCGATATTGAGGCTCTTCAATGATAAAGCATTGTGTTTGCGGGAAGAAACACGCGATGGGATAATGTTGGTTTTTCCTTCCTACTTGCGGCGCGAACGTCCTGATAAGGCAGAGTATCCCGACATTCTTGTTACTTATTCGTTTATAGGTCACTTGGAGGATATCTTTGCATCGTTGGTCGTTCGACTGACTTATTCGGGCATTGTTCGGAGGGATCAACTTTGGCACAACGCTGCCGACTTTATAACCGAAACTGGACAACAAGCTGGTTTCGCGATGAAGGATTGCGGGGAAGGTAAGGCTGAACTGGTGGTCTATTTCGAGTCACGAGTCGAACTTGATACGAAGATATCGTTTATTCGATTTGTCCACGACCACTTGCAACGAAAGGCAAACGATGTTATTCGGGTACGAACTTATCTTTGTGATAACTGTCATCATGTCTTCGGTTTAGAAGAAATCT is a window encoding:
- a CDS encoding AAA-like domain-containing protein, which encodes MTKPSPYRCGGTFYNDSYILRKADIELEDEIRINDYYPYILAARQSGKSSLISRAFATLRNDKLFRFAHADLNRYTFSEIHTYRQFLAYLFEDIGDLLNINEKQKYFLNDVCLKPFPIDAFIRFVIDLMEERLVICIDEIDQLMECTFKDDFFSQIRATFNKRSERPELRKVQFILSGAAPAHLLIKDRTRSPFNVGREVKLNDFDNEQLKKLVLAGWPDQKDLAEEGAERLRYWANGHVYLSQVILDKLYKEYSDQVKLRPFRLIIDEIAQNILKQSQRNDNFTTIRDRLIANRELFETWVQWVSGITPGVDEIQQLEIVGIASGESPFRNTMYQRVFEKGGALAFEKLRLMLADKTKGVEKHSTTVRLYEFDAFFAYTKKDYSVAKKLALELEKKIGWKVWLENRDVQPGEVRSLARERALTKSRYYVWFGSKSSLEDWSRFELESIPFRDISDVSRRFIPIFLESIKHPVSIRNYRSINLHNLNTQSIQKIVAKFVALESKQDNPQQHLNWDESIYQSAKVVILGDSGVGKTGLFKRLTHNSWLSTESTHGMSIGRVVIPKPDLDDSFQKEVWLWDFAGQPAYRLIHQLFLDETTAALLVFNPQDETPFDSLTEWESYLNRLKFRVKKILVASRVDVGNSRISKSAITSFMSEHNYVDYIETSAKTGVGVDLLLNKINDSIPWHLLPSISSPPIFMRLRDEVIELRDKFSSPLISQQALKTHIIEKIKEETDIESSLEAVLSILAQQGIITLLPFGDYVLLQPELIDDYASTIVLNALQHGDEMGCVNENDVLEGRINLQGVDRIANKSDEKLLLMSILRLFNDKALCLREETRDGIMLVFPSYLRRERPDKAEYPDILVTYSFIGHLEDIFASLVVRLTYSGIVRRDQLWHNAADFITETGQQAGFAMKDCGEGKAELVVYFESRVELDTKISFIRFVHDHLQRKANDVIRVRTYLCDNCHHVFGLEEISYRIKNGHHDIGCPVCDSRVNLNDIIEQKFLNDRFDKYVRAMDDTAQIILDNQSRELLMTGQMFVITGQSRQIFRPVAMSDWGIDGEIEFVDDNGRASGKKIYLELKHGDSYLRKQKNGEEVFDILSPRLIEYWINNPVDVYLVVRTGDEKIRWMNISQALKQQKKRSNKIVFTGTEFTSESLLKLRDQVLGITGKRKS